The Gemmatimonas aurantiaca T-27 DNA segment CCTGCTGGCCGACAACGGCATTCCGCTGGTTCCCGATCCTCGGCCGGGGCAGAGCTTTTTCACGCGCAGTGACAACGCCGCATTCGCCCGCATCGGCATCCCGGCCCATTCGTTGTCGTCGTACAATCTCATCACGCCGTATCACTCTCCCAAGGATGAGCCCTCGGTGATCGACGTGGAGCACATGACGCAGGTGATCGCCGCTACGGCGCGTGCGGTGCGTCTGCTGGCCGATGGAGACCGTCCCATCTGGCATCCCGGTGGGCAACCGGAGGCACGGCGCCGCTGAACGGGGGCGTTGATGGCGGAAACGACGAAGGGCCGTGCGCTATCTGCACGGCCCTTCGTCGTTCACCACTGCACGTGTGAAACGGTCAGGGTTTGGTGACGCCGCGGAATCGCGGTGTGAAGTCGGGGAAGACCACCGACAGGTTCGTATTGCCCAGACGGTTCTGCACGATCTCGGCGAGGATGTCGCGATGGTCGAGCGTGACGCGCAGGTCCTGACCCGATTCGAGATTCTCACGCGCCAAACCGGGCCAGCCGTTGGTCAGCACACGCCCACCGGCGATCTTGCGTCCCATGGCGAAGGCCACATTGCCACGACCGTGATCCGTGCCGCGTGTGCCATTCTCGCGGGCATTGCGGCCGAACTCCGAGATGATCACCACCGTCACGCCCGACGCGGCGTTGCCCTGGATCACATCGGCGTGGAACGCGGCCAGCGCACGCGACAGGTCGAGCATCTTGTTGTGCATAAAACCGCCGTCGAGATCGGCCAGCGGTCCCTGCGTGGCATGTGTGTCCCAGCCGCCGTTGAAGGCGTGCACGGCCTCGACACCCACATCCGCCTTGATCAGCGCCGCGGCCGAACGCAGTGCCTGTCCAAAACCCGACGTGGGGTAGGTGGCACCGTTGGAGGGCGCATACCCCGAGAAATTGATGCGCTGCAGCAGCGCGATCGTGTTCGTGGAATCGAGCGCGTTGTCCGAAACCGGATCTGTGGTGGACGCATAGTTCTGCGCCAACCACTGTGTCCGCGCCGCTGTCGTCGTGCCACTGCCGCCAATGGTGAAATTGGCGGGGTTCGGGATGGGCAACGTCTTGGGGCCACCGACGAGCGTCTGCGGCAACCCGGATGTGAGGCCGAGGGCACGCAATGGCGCATCGGCGCGCAGCGGCGTCGATGTGGCCAAATGACGTCCGAGCCAACCGCCGGTGACGCGCGGATCTTTGGGCTTGCCCACTTCGATGTACCGCTGCGCATCGAAATGCGAGCGCGAATTGTCGACCGACCCCGTGGCATGTGCGACGAGCAGATCACCTGCCGTGTAGGCTGGCATCAGTGGAGCCATGCCGGGCGAGAACCCAAAAAAGTTGTCGAGCGCGACAGCTTTTGCGCCGTTGCCGGCGGCGTCGGGGCGCGGAACGGCAATGGTCGGCCGACCGGTGTAGTAGTCGGGATCACCGAAGGGCACGACCAACGACATGCCGTCGGTGCCACCACTCAGAAAAATCGAGACGATGACATCGCGCGAAGAATTGGCGCTCTGGGCGAGCACCACCTTGGGCAGCCACATCGGAAGCAGCGCGGTCACACCGACACTGCCTGCTACGCTCAGGAAATCACGGCGCGCGAGGGAGTTGTACTCGTTGCACCCGTGATGGTGATGATGGTCGTCGCTCATCGGTTCTGAATGCGGGTGAAGAGTGGAGCCAGAATTCGGCGAGGGTCATGATCGCCGATCGCGCTGCGAACGGTCACAGGAGTCATCAGTACCATTGGAACTCCTGCGCACAGAGTGCCAGAGACAGCGTCTCTCGCACCCGTGCGTCGTTGTAGGTGCCGCCCTTGAGATACGACAGCAACGCGGCACGCAGGCTGGTGGGGAACTCACCACCATAGAGGCGCGCGCCAATCTGAGCCACCACACCTTCCGCCGAATCGGGCGCGCGGAACAACATGGAGTCGACACGCGCCGTGGTGGCACTGTTCAGCACCGACAACGCCTGCGCATACGACCAGCGTGTGATGACCAACCCACTCCACCAATCGATGCGATCGGGGTATCCGTTGGGCTGCTCCCACTGGAAGAGGGGCATGCCCATTTGATCAGCGCGTGTGCGTACCGATCGGATGTTGGGTACCGACGTGAGGTCGGTCCCGAGCGCCCGCAACCCGGATACTGCGTAGTGGAACGGCCGCTTGTACTTGGCAGGCGCTGCCATGAGGTTCTTGCTGCTCAGAATCGTGCGGATCATCGCCGGGATGTCGCCGCCGGTGCGCGTGTACGTGGCCGCTGTGGCATCGACCACGGCAACCGGCGGCTCGTACGCCAGGAGCCAGCGTGCCATCTTCTGCGCGATGTACCTCGCCGTTGCCGGATGATCGAGCAGCATCTGAATGGCCACATCCCCTTCGGCCTGCATCTGCGCATCGGTGGCGGTGGTCGCCATCGCCGGAAACGTGCGACCCAGGAACGTCTTCGCGTTGCGATCGTGATACGACCGGATGAAGCGGAAGACGCCGTTGTTGGTCATGCTCCAGCCGGTCAGAATGCGCGAGAGCTCGGCCACATCGTTCTGTGAATAGCCGCCATCCACGCCGACCGTGTGCAGCTCCATGATTTCGCGCGCGTAATTCTGATTGGGCGTTGGCGTGCGGCTGGTGTTCTGGTCGAGGTAGAAGAGCATCGCGCCGCTGTGCGCGGAGGCCTTGAGCAAATCCGGGAACTTGCCGAGGGCGTACGGCCGGATGACCTCACGATCGTCGATCAGCTTGAGGAACCCGGCCTTGTTGATGCTGATCGTGAAGTGATCGGTCCAGAAATCGATCATGCGTTCACGCAACTGCGCTTTCGAGAACGCCGCGCGATACCACGCCGCGTCGGCCAACTGGGCAGCGACCTCACCACCGTCGGCGGTGCGCAGCATATCGGCTGTCATCTGCATCATGGGCAGACGTGAAGCGATCTGCGATTCCAGCACGGCATCATCCATCGCGGCCGGGCGCAACTGATAGTCGAGATAGCCGTTGTAGCCG contains these protein-coding regions:
- a CDS encoding DUF1501 domain-containing protein, which produces MSDDHHHHHGCNEYNSLARRDFLSVAGSVGVTALLPMWLPKVVLAQSANSSRDVIVSIFLSGGTDGMSLVVPFGDPDYYTGRPTIAVPRPDAAGNGAKAVALDNFFGFSPGMAPLMPAYTAGDLLVAHATGSVDNSRSHFDAQRYIEVGKPKDPRVTGGWLGRHLATSTPLRADAPLRALGLTSGLPQTLVGGPKTLPIPNPANFTIGGSGTTTAARTQWLAQNYASTTDPVSDNALDSTNTIALLQRINFSGYAPSNGATYPTSGFGQALRSAAALIKADVGVEAVHAFNGGWDTHATQGPLADLDGGFMHNKMLDLSRALAAFHADVIQGNAASGVTVVIISEFGRNARENGTRGTDHGRGNVAFAMGRKIAGGRVLTNGWPGLARENLESGQDLRVTLDHRDILAEIVQNRLGNTNLSVVFPDFTPRFRGVTKP
- a CDS encoding DUF1800 domain-containing protein, with amino-acid sequence MSVPDEGPDTHASATHSRRRFFALGASAAAGLALSNTAEAQRPVGRPQPLPAGNAPGTDPSAQWQDPLLRLVRRITMGLAPADVALARQLGYNGYLDYQLRPAAMDDAVLESQIASRLPMMQMTADMLRTADGGEVAAQLADAAWYRAAFSKAQLRERMIDFWTDHFTISINKAGFLKLIDDREVIRPYALGKFPDLLKASAHSGAMLFYLDQNTSRTPTPNQNYAREIMELHTVGVDGGYSQNDVAELSRILTGWSMTNNGVFRFIRSYHDRNAKTFLGRTFPAMATTATDAQMQAEGDVAIQMLLDHPATARYIAQKMARWLLAYEPPVAVVDATAATYTRTGGDIPAMIRTILSSKNLMAAPAKYKRPFHYAVSGLRALGTDLTSVPNIRSVRTRADQMGMPLFQWEQPNGYPDRIDWWSGLVITRWSYAQALSVLNSATTARVDSMLFRAPDSAEGVVAQIGARLYGGEFPTSLRAALLSYLKGGTYNDARVRETLSLALCAQEFQWY